In Actinomadura citrea, a single window of DNA contains:
- a CDS encoding CTP synthase: MPSATTGRSRPTKHLFVTGGVASSLGKGLTASSLGRLLALRGLRVTMQKLDPYLNVDPGTMNPFQHGEVFVTDDGAETDLDIGHYERFLDTELHGSANVTTGQVYSNVIARERRGEYLGDTVQVIPHITNEIKDRIRGMADDGDVDIVITEVGGTVGDIESLPFLESVRQIRHEIGRENCFFLHVSLLPYIGPSGELKTKPTQHSVAALRSIGIQPDAIVCRSDRPITDGLKHKISLMCDVDREAVVSAVDAASIYDIPKVLHSEGLDAYVVRRLDLPFRDVDWGAWDELLRRVHKPAREVTIALVGKYIDLPDAYLSVTEALRHGGFGNDAKVHIRWVKSDDCETPEGAKRELDGVDGVLVPGGFGVRGIEGKLGAIRYVRENRVPLLGICLGLQCMVIEAARTLGELADAGSSEFDATTAHPVVATMADQLDVVAGERDMGGTMRLGLYPADLADGSVVRELYGEAKVSERHRHRYEVNNSYRDRLEQAGLRFSGLSPDGRLVEYVELPREQHPFFVGTQAHPEFRSRPTRPHPLFTGLVSAALDYAEARAGEGGTGTVTAS; encoded by the coding sequence TTGCCTTCGGCTACCACTGGTAGGTCACGTCCTACCAAGCATCTCTTCGTCACCGGCGGTGTCGCCTCAAGCCTCGGCAAGGGTCTGACGGCGTCCAGCCTCGGGCGGCTTCTCGCCCTCCGTGGCCTCCGGGTCACCATGCAGAAGCTCGACCCCTACCTCAACGTCGACCCCGGCACGATGAACCCGTTCCAGCACGGCGAGGTCTTCGTCACCGACGACGGCGCCGAGACCGACCTGGACATCGGGCACTACGAGCGGTTCCTCGACACCGAACTGCACGGGTCGGCGAACGTCACCACCGGGCAGGTCTACTCCAACGTGATCGCCAGGGAGCGGCGCGGGGAGTACCTCGGCGACACCGTGCAGGTGATCCCGCACATCACCAACGAGATCAAGGACCGGATCCGCGGGATGGCCGACGACGGCGACGTCGACATCGTCATCACCGAGGTGGGCGGGACGGTCGGCGACATCGAGTCGCTGCCGTTCCTGGAGTCGGTCCGGCAGATCCGGCACGAGATCGGCCGGGAGAACTGCTTCTTCCTGCACGTGTCGCTGCTGCCCTACATCGGCCCGTCGGGCGAGCTGAAGACCAAGCCGACGCAGCACTCGGTCGCCGCGCTGCGCTCCATCGGCATCCAGCCCGACGCGATCGTGTGCCGGTCGGACCGGCCGATCACCGACGGGCTCAAGCACAAGATCAGCCTGATGTGCGACGTGGACCGCGAGGCCGTGGTGTCCGCGGTGGACGCCGCCAGCATCTACGACATCCCGAAGGTCCTGCACTCCGAGGGCCTGGACGCCTACGTGGTGCGCCGCCTGGACCTGCCGTTCCGCGACGTCGACTGGGGCGCCTGGGACGAGCTGCTGCGCCGCGTCCACAAGCCCGCCCGCGAGGTCACGATCGCGCTGGTCGGCAAGTACATCGACCTGCCCGACGCGTACCTGTCGGTCACCGAGGCGCTGCGGCACGGCGGGTTCGGCAACGACGCCAAGGTGCACATCCGCTGGGTGAAGAGCGACGACTGCGAGACGCCCGAGGGCGCCAAGCGGGAGCTGGACGGCGTCGACGGCGTCCTCGTCCCCGGCGGGTTCGGCGTCCGCGGCATCGAGGGCAAGCTCGGCGCCATCCGGTACGTCCGCGAGAACCGCGTCCCGCTGCTCGGCATCTGCCTCGGGCTGCAGTGCATGGTCATCGAGGCCGCGCGGACCCTCGGGGAGCTCGCCGACGCCGGCAGCTCCGAGTTCGACGCCACCACCGCCCACCCCGTCGTCGCCACCATGGCCGACCAGCTCGACGTCGTCGCCGGGGAGCGCGACATGGGCGGCACGATGCGGCTCGGCCTCTACCCGGCCGACCTGGCCGACGGGTCGGTCGTCCGGGAGCTGTACGGGGAGGCGAAGGTGTCCGAGCGGCACCGGCACCGCTACGAGGTCAACAACTCCTACCGCGACCGGCTGGAGCAGGCCGGGCTGCGGTTCTCGGGCCTGTCGCCCGACGGCCGCCTGGTCGAGTACGTCGAGCTGCCCCGCGAGCAGCACCCGTTCTTCGTCGGGACCCAGGCGCACCCGGAGTTCCGGTCCCGCCCGACCCGCCCGCACCCGCTGTTCACCGGCCTCGTGTCCGCCGCCCTCGACTACGCCGAGGCGCGCGCGGGCGAGGGCGGCACGGGGACCGTGACCGCCTCATGA
- a CDS encoding NUDIX domain-containing protein: protein MSGEEPGPGDVRDSPDRWKVVESSTVYRGRVFNVRSDRVEMPRGETTEAVARDVIEHTGSVGVIAVDDRDRVLLLRQYRHPVARQLWEAPAGLRDVEGEPLHKLAERELLEEAGYRAERWDTLLDVFPSPGMADERIRIFLARGLTEVPADQIDFERVHEEADMPVVWVPLEEAVRKVFAGELHNMIACMGILAVRAARDSGFADLRPVDAPEG, encoded by the coding sequence ATGAGCGGCGAGGAGCCGGGCCCGGGCGACGTCCGCGACAGTCCCGACCGCTGGAAGGTCGTGGAGTCCTCCACGGTCTACCGGGGGCGCGTCTTCAACGTCCGCAGCGACCGGGTCGAGATGCCGCGCGGCGAGACCACCGAGGCCGTCGCCCGCGACGTGATCGAGCACACCGGCTCGGTCGGCGTGATCGCCGTCGATGACCGCGACCGGGTGCTGCTGCTGCGGCAGTACCGGCACCCCGTGGCGCGGCAGCTGTGGGAGGCGCCCGCCGGGTTGCGGGACGTGGAGGGCGAGCCCCTGCACAAGCTCGCCGAGCGCGAGCTGCTGGAGGAGGCCGGGTACCGCGCCGAACGCTGGGACACCCTGCTCGACGTGTTCCCGTCGCCCGGCATGGCCGACGAGCGCATCCGGATCTTCCTGGCGCGCGGTCTCACCGAGGTCCCGGCCGACCAGATCGACTTCGAGCGCGTCCACGAGGAGGCCGACATGCCGGTCGTGTGGGTGCCGCTGGAGGAGGCGGTCCGCAAAGTGTTCGCCGGTGAGCTGCACAACATGATCGCTTGCATGGGGATCCTCGCGGTGCGCGCCGCCCGAGACTCGGGCTTCGCGGACCTGCGCCCCGTCGACGCGCCGGAGGGCTGA
- a CDS encoding site-specific tyrosine recombinase XerD has protein sequence MGGSPEPTAGRGAALSPSPSSRSTARRPARDGGAGSALDSAVRAYLGHLAVERGLAANTLSSYRRDLRRYAQVQAGRGREEVGEVSEEDVRAFLVGLREGDEDHPPLSAGSAARALVAVRGLHRFALREGLAAGDPAHDVKPPTPPRRLPKAISLEDVERLLAAAAGPSGDPGTARGLRDRALLELLYGSGARISEAVGLDVDDLDLRDGFARVAGKGGKARVVPMGDYAREAVEAYLVRARPELAGAGRGGPALFLNARGGRLSRQGAWMVLRAAADRAQLSEVSPHTLRHSFATHLLDGGADVRVVQELLGHASVTTTQVYTLVTVQLLREVYATSHPRARN, from the coding sequence ATGGGCGGGTCCCCGGAGCCCACGGCCGGAAGAGGTGCCGCCCTGTCCCCGAGCCCGTCCTCCCGGAGCACCGCGCGGCGCCCCGCACGCGACGGCGGCGCGGGGTCTGCGCTCGACTCGGCCGTGCGCGCCTACCTGGGGCACCTGGCCGTCGAGCGGGGCCTGGCCGCCAACACGCTCAGCTCCTACCGCCGCGACCTGCGCCGCTACGCGCAGGTGCAGGCGGGGCGGGGGCGGGAGGAGGTCGGGGAGGTCTCCGAGGAGGACGTCCGCGCCTTCCTGGTGGGGCTGCGCGAGGGCGACGAGGACCATCCGCCGCTGTCGGCGGGCTCGGCGGCGCGGGCGCTCGTGGCGGTCCGGGGGCTGCACCGGTTCGCGCTGCGCGAGGGTCTCGCCGCCGGCGACCCCGCCCACGACGTCAAGCCCCCCACACCGCCGCGCCGGCTGCCGAAGGCGATCTCGCTGGAGGACGTCGAACGGCTGCTGGCCGCGGCCGCCGGGCCGTCCGGCGATCCCGGCACCGCGCGCGGCCTGCGCGACCGCGCGCTGCTGGAGCTGCTCTACGGGTCGGGCGCGCGCATCTCCGAGGCCGTCGGCCTGGACGTCGACGACCTCGACCTGCGGGACGGGTTCGCCCGTGTCGCCGGCAAGGGGGGCAAGGCCCGGGTCGTGCCCATGGGCGACTACGCCCGCGAGGCCGTGGAGGCCTACCTGGTGCGGGCCCGCCCCGAGCTGGCCGGCGCCGGGCGGGGCGGCCCGGCGCTGTTCCTGAACGCGCGCGGCGGCCGGCTGTCGCGGCAGGGCGCCTGGATGGTGCTGCGCGCCGCCGCCGACCGGGCGCAGCTGTCGGAGGTGTCCCCCCACACGCTGCGGCACTCGTTCGCCACCCACCTGCTGGACGGGGGAGCCGACGTCCGCGTCGTCCAGGAGCTGCTGGGGCACGCCTCGGTCACCACCACGCAGGTGTACACGCTCGTCACCGTCCAGCTGCTGCGCGAGGTCTACGCGACCTCGCACCCGCGGGCGCGAAACTGA
- a CDS encoding ParA family protein, with protein sequence MTSTNGADGVLSSATIETDPSRALGPTQRPVPVFPEPEPLAEHGPARIVAVCNQKGGVGKTTTTINLGAALAEYGRRILLVDFDPQGALSVGLGKGDPRQLEVTIHNLLLERDTEWEDIVIETGVDGMDLLPSNIDLSGAEVQLVHEVGREYILQGALKSAVDHYDYILIDCQPSLGLLTVNALAASEGVLIPLECEYFAMRGVALLMETIEKVQGRINPGLVIDGVLGTMYDSRTLHTREVLGRIVEAFGEKVFHTVINRTVRFPDATVAGEPITFFDPNSMGANAYRSLAREVLIRWAEFE encoded by the coding sequence GTGACCAGCACTAACGGTGCGGATGGAGTCCTTTCCTCCGCCACCATAGAGACCGATCCGAGCCGCGCCCTCGGGCCCACGCAGCGACCCGTCCCGGTGTTCCCGGAGCCGGAGCCGCTGGCCGAACACGGGCCCGCACGGATCGTGGCCGTCTGCAACCAGAAGGGCGGCGTCGGCAAGACCACCACGACGATCAACCTGGGCGCCGCGCTCGCCGAGTACGGCCGCCGCATCCTGCTCGTCGACTTCGACCCGCAGGGCGCCCTGTCGGTGGGCCTCGGCAAGGGCGACCCGCGCCAGCTCGAAGTGACGATCCACAACCTGCTGCTCGAACGCGACACCGAGTGGGAGGACATCGTCATCGAGACCGGCGTCGACGGGATGGACCTGCTGCCGAGCAACATCGACCTGTCCGGCGCCGAGGTCCAGCTCGTCCACGAGGTCGGCCGCGAGTACATCCTGCAGGGCGCGCTGAAGTCGGCCGTCGACCACTACGACTACATCCTCATCGACTGCCAGCCCTCGCTCGGCCTGCTCACCGTGAACGCACTGGCCGCCAGCGAGGGCGTGCTGATCCCGCTGGAGTGCGAGTACTTCGCGATGCGCGGGGTCGCGCTGCTGATGGAGACGATCGAGAAGGTGCAGGGCCGGATCAACCCGGGCCTGGTCATCGACGGGGTCCTCGGCACCATGTACGACTCGCGGACGCTGCACACCCGCGAGGTCCTCGGGCGCATCGTCGAGGCGTTCGGCGAGAAGGTGTTCCACACCGTGATCAACCGCACGGTGCGGTTCCCCGACGCGACCGTCGCGGGGGAGCCGATCACCTTCTTCGATCCCAACTCGATGGGCGCGAACGCCTACCGCAGCCTGGCCCGGGAGGTCCTCATCAGATGGGCGGAGTTCGAGTGA
- a CDS encoding SecDF P1 head subdomain-containing protein translates to MGHPPPIPYGTPPGALPPPPPARGAGPLVIVLVAVAVAALVAVGGLGAYLVLRDDDSSAAASSGPVDLRVPLTFRLVASVSAPPCTGGSVTVTGASECYTLGSDTLAVRRLEEVKAVPPDPARGSPGWSVTLTLTSADTPGFAALTRKAADAFAARTPGGRMAMLVGGTLVSEPAQVMRAITGGQVEINGPADRFTRAYTENLVHRMIGK, encoded by the coding sequence ATGGGCCACCCCCCGCCCATCCCGTACGGCACGCCACCCGGCGCCCTGCCGCCGCCCCCGCCCGCCCGGGGGGCGGGCCCGCTGGTCATCGTGCTGGTCGCCGTGGCCGTTGCGGCGCTGGTCGCGGTCGGCGGCCTCGGGGCCTATCTGGTCCTGCGCGACGACGACTCCTCGGCCGCCGCCTCGTCCGGCCCGGTCGACCTGCGCGTACCGCTGACGTTCCGGCTCGTGGCGAGCGTGTCCGCCCCGCCGTGCACGGGCGGCTCCGTCACCGTCACCGGCGCCTCCGAGTGCTACACGCTCGGTTCGGACACCTTGGCGGTGCGGCGGCTGGAGGAGGTCAAGGCCGTCCCGCCCGACCCGGCGCGCGGCAGCCCCGGCTGGTCCGTCACGTTGACGCTGACCTCGGCGGACACGCCCGGTTTCGCCGCGCTGACCCGCAAGGCCGCCGACGCCTTCGCCGCCCGGACGCCCGGCGGGCGGATGGCGATGCTCGTCGGCGGGACCCTCGTGTCGGAGCCCGCGCAGGTGATGCGGGCCATCACCGGCGGCCAGGTAGAGATCAACGGGCCCGCCGACAGGTTCACCCGCGCCTACACCGAGAACCTCGTGCACCGGATGATCGGGAAGTAG
- a CDS encoding segregation and condensation protein A → MDATSPEPGRETEEEQGFRVRLDNFEGPFDLLLGLISKHKLDITEVSLHKVTDDFIAHIRSHGAEWDLDQASHFLLVAATLLDLKAARLLPSGEVDDEEDLALLEARDLLFARLLQYRAYKEVARVIAARVADASRRFPRVVPMEPKFANLLPEVLLGLGPQEFARLAAKALTPKAPPSVSVEHMYQPKASVKEQAAIVVERLRRLRRTTFRVLAADAEGTYEVVARFLALLELYREQAVTFEQHEPLGELHITWTGADDGDVEVGDDYEGAPKKDPAEGAAGDAAGPDEKSRKDEGDDE, encoded by the coding sequence GTGGACGCGACGTCGCCCGAGCCGGGGCGGGAGACCGAGGAGGAGCAGGGGTTCCGCGTCCGCCTGGACAACTTCGAGGGCCCCTTCGACCTGCTGCTCGGGCTGATCTCCAAGCACAAGCTCGACATCACCGAGGTGTCGCTGCACAAGGTCACCGACGACTTCATCGCCCACATCCGCTCGCACGGCGCGGAGTGGGACCTCGACCAGGCCAGCCACTTCCTGCTGGTCGCCGCGACCCTGCTGGACCTCAAGGCCGCCCGGCTGCTGCCGTCCGGCGAGGTCGACGACGAGGAGGACCTGGCGCTGCTGGAGGCCCGCGACCTGCTGTTCGCGCGGCTGCTGCAGTACCGGGCGTACAAGGAGGTCGCGCGGGTGATCGCCGCTCGCGTCGCCGACGCGAGCCGCAGGTTCCCGCGCGTGGTCCCGATGGAGCCGAAGTTCGCCAACCTGCTGCCGGAGGTGCTGCTCGGCCTCGGCCCGCAGGAGTTCGCCCGGCTCGCCGCCAAGGCGCTCACGCCGAAGGCGCCGCCGTCGGTCTCGGTCGAGCACATGTACCAGCCGAAGGCCAGCGTCAAGGAGCAGGCCGCGATCGTCGTGGAGCGGCTCCGCCGGCTCCGCCGGACCACCTTCCGCGTCCTGGCGGCCGACGCGGAGGGCACCTACGAGGTGGTCGCCCGGTTCCTGGCGCTGCTGGAGCTGTACCGGGAGCAGGCCGTCACGTTCGAGCAGCACGAGCCCCTCGGCGAGCTCCACATCACCTGGACCGGCGCCGACGACGGCGACGTGGAGGTCGGCGACGACTACGAGGGCGCCCCGAAGAAGGACCCGGCCGAGGGCGCCGCCGGGGACGCCGCCGGACCCGACGAGAAGAGCCGGAAGGACGAGGGAGACGATGAGTGA
- the scpB gene encoding SMC-Scp complex subunit ScpB gives MSEEPGADAPELPGLRASIEAILLVVDEPVTEMTLAQLLDRPRGEVAGTLRELAAEYTEQGRGFDLREVAGGWRFYTRDVCAPVVERFVTDGQQARLTQAALETLAVVAYRQPVSRARVSAIRGVNSDGVMRTLTLRGLVEDAGQDPESQAHLYRTTGYFLERLGLRDLDELPELAPYLPDDLPDDIVEDA, from the coding sequence ATGAGTGAGGAACCCGGCGCGGACGCGCCGGAGCTCCCGGGGCTGCGCGCCTCGATCGAGGCGATCCTGCTCGTGGTGGACGAGCCGGTCACCGAGATGACGCTCGCGCAGCTGCTGGACAGGCCCCGCGGCGAGGTCGCCGGGACGCTGCGGGAGCTGGCCGCGGAATACACCGAGCAGGGCCGGGGGTTCGATCTCAGGGAGGTCGCCGGCGGCTGGCGGTTCTACACTCGGGACGTCTGCGCCCCGGTGGTGGAGCGGTTCGTCACCGACGGGCAGCAGGCGCGGCTGACCCAGGCCGCGCTGGAGACGCTCGCCGTCGTCGCCTACCGGCAGCCGGTGAGCCGGGCCCGTGTGTCGGCGATCCGCGGCGTCAACAGCGACGGCGTCATGCGGACGCTGACGCTGCGGGGCCTGGTCGAGGACGCCGGGCAGGACCCGGAGTCGCAGGCCCACCTCTACCGGACCACCGGGTACTTCCTGGAGCGGCTGGGGCTGCGCGACCTCGACGAGCTGCCCGAGCTCGCCCCCTACCTTCCCGATGACCTTCCAGACGACATAGTTGAGGACGCGTGA
- a CDS encoding pseudouridine synthase produces MSENEGVRLQKVLAEAGIGSRRHCEELIGEGRVTVNGHKVFRFGERVDPRSAVIHVDGKRVETRSEMRYYAINKPRGVVSTMADERGRKSLADYVEVPERLFHVGRLDTDTEGLILLTNDGELSHRLTHPSYGVFKTYLAEIHGPIPRDLGKRLRAGVTLDDGPAKADKFRIFDQVGRRVLVEITLHEGRKHIVRRLLKEVGFPVQQLARVEFGPIKLGQLKPGGMRALTVNEVGELYKAVGL; encoded by the coding sequence GTGAGCGAGAACGAGGGCGTACGCCTGCAGAAGGTGCTGGCCGAGGCCGGGATCGGCAGCCGCCGCCACTGCGAGGAGCTGATCGGCGAGGGCCGCGTCACCGTCAACGGGCACAAGGTGTTCCGGTTCGGTGAGCGCGTCGACCCGCGGAGCGCCGTCATCCACGTGGACGGCAAGCGGGTCGAGACCCGGTCCGAGATGCGCTACTACGCCATCAACAAGCCGCGCGGCGTGGTGTCGACGATGGCGGACGAGCGGGGCCGCAAGTCCCTGGCCGACTACGTGGAGGTGCCCGAGCGGCTGTTCCACGTCGGGCGGCTGGACACCGACACCGAGGGCCTGATCCTGCTCACCAACGACGGCGAGCTGTCGCACCGGCTGACCCACCCCTCCTACGGGGTGTTCAAGACCTATCTGGCGGAGATCCACGGCCCGATCCCGCGCGACCTCGGCAAGCGGCTCAGGGCCGGGGTCACCCTGGACGACGGTCCCGCGAAGGCCGACAAGTTCCGCATCTTCGACCAGGTCGGCAGGCGCGTGCTGGTCGAGATCACCCTGCACGAGGGGCGCAAGCACATCGTCCGGCGGCTGCTGAAGGAGGTCGGCTTCCCCGTCCAGCAGCTCGCCCGCGTCGAGTTCGGGCCGATCAAGCTGGGCCAGCTGAAGCCGGGCGGCATGCGCGCGCTCACCGTCAACGAGGTCGGCGAGCTGTACAAGGCCGTCGGGCTGTAG
- the aroH gene encoding chorismate mutase, with product MAVRAVRGATQIDADDRDQILEATTELVSEVMARNELTTGDVISVIFTVTPDLTAEFPALAARKLGFHEVPLLCATEIGVPGALPRVIRLMAHIATDRPRSDVQHVYLRGATALRLDIAQ from the coding sequence GTGGCGGTACGCGCGGTCCGTGGCGCGACGCAGATCGACGCCGACGACCGGGACCAGATCCTGGAGGCGACGACCGAGCTCGTCTCCGAGGTGATGGCCCGCAACGAGCTGACCACCGGCGACGTCATCAGCGTCATCTTCACGGTGACGCCCGACCTGACGGCCGAGTTCCCGGCGCTCGCCGCTCGCAAGCTCGGGTTCCACGAGGTGCCGCTGCTGTGCGCCACCGAGATCGGCGTCCCCGGCGCACTGCCGCGGGTCATCCGGCTGATGGCGCACATCGCGACGGACCGTCCTCGCTCCGACGTCCAGCACGTGTACCTGCGCGGCGCGACGGCGCTCCGGCTGGACATCGCACAGTAG
- a CDS encoding prephenate dehydrogenase, producing MSEDVVARRIVVVGTGLIGTSIALAMRERGAEVLLTDRDSAALALAVELGAGEALPDGARREPADLAVLAVPPAAVAVTLLDAQKRGLATAYTDVASVKALPLAQAAELGCDLTTFVAGHPLAGSERSGPSAARPDLFLGRPWALCATPEATPETVEVVTGLVKACGAMPVRVGAAEHDRAVALVSHAPHVVSAAVAARLTGADDVALGLSGQGVRDVTRIAASDPRLWIGILSANSAPVADVLEAVATDLAVAASLLRDGSEEAATHVADLLLRGNAGRSRIPGKHGGDQPAYATVQVVIPDRPGELAMIFQAAGIARVNIEDVTIEHSPGRPLGVLELSVVPEAAERLAQELRARGWSVPG from the coding sequence GTGAGCGAGGACGTGGTGGCGCGGCGGATCGTCGTGGTCGGGACGGGCCTGATCGGGACGTCGATCGCCCTGGCGATGCGGGAGCGCGGCGCCGAGGTGCTGCTGACCGACCGGGACTCGGCGGCACTGGCCCTGGCCGTGGAGCTGGGCGCGGGCGAGGCGCTGCCGGACGGGGCGCGGCGGGAGCCCGCCGACCTGGCGGTCCTCGCGGTGCCGCCGGCGGCGGTGGCGGTGACGCTGCTGGACGCGCAGAAGCGCGGCCTGGCGACCGCCTACACCGACGTGGCCAGCGTGAAGGCGCTGCCGCTGGCGCAGGCGGCCGAGCTGGGCTGCGACCTGACGACGTTCGTGGCGGGCCATCCCCTCGCCGGGAGCGAGCGGTCCGGGCCGAGCGCGGCGCGGCCCGACCTGTTCCTCGGCCGCCCGTGGGCGCTGTGCGCGACCCCGGAGGCGACGCCGGAGACGGTCGAGGTCGTCACCGGGCTGGTGAAGGCGTGCGGCGCGATGCCGGTGCGGGTGGGCGCCGCCGAGCACGACCGGGCCGTCGCGCTGGTGTCCCACGCCCCGCACGTGGTGTCGGCCGCGGTCGCCGCCCGCCTGACCGGCGCCGACGACGTGGCGCTCGGCCTGTCCGGGCAGGGCGTGCGGGACGTCACCCGGATCGCGGCGAGCGATCCCCGGCTGTGGATCGGGATCCTGTCGGCCAACTCCGCGCCCGTCGCCGACGTGCTGGAGGCCGTCGCCACCGATCTCGCCGTGGCGGCGTCGCTGCTGCGCGACGGCAGCGAGGAGGCCGCCACGCACGTCGCCGACCTGCTGCTGCGCGGGAACGCGGGCCGGTCCCGCATCCCCGGCAAGCACGGCGGCGACCAGCCCGCCTACGCGACGGTCCAGGTGGTCATCCCCGACCGGCCGGGCGAGCTGGCGATGATCTTCCAGGCGGCGGGGATCGCGCGGGTCAACATCGAGGACGTGACCATCGAGCACTCCCCGGGCCGCCCGCTCGGCGTGCTGGAGCTGTCGGTCGTCCCGGAGGCGGCCGAGCGGCTGGCGCAGGAGCTGCGCGCCCGCGGCTGGTCGGTGCCCGGCTAG
- the cmk gene encoding (d)CMP kinase: MPLVIAMDGPSGSGKSSASKGVARTLGLRYLDTGAMYRAMTWWMLENGVPVEDGAAVAARAQDPVIESGTDPAAPTIMVDGTDVSAPIRTRAVTNAVSAVSSVPAVRARLVELQREIIGAGGIVVEGRDIGTVVAPEAPVKVFLTASAEVRAARRAKDLAADPGASVTVTRAEQERRDRLDSTRKASPLAKAAGAHEIDSTGLNLDEVIEAVVRLAKEHE, encoded by the coding sequence GTGCCGCTCGTCATCGCCATGGACGGTCCGTCCGGGTCGGGGAAGTCCAGCGCGTCCAAGGGCGTCGCCCGGACGCTCGGGCTGCGCTACCTGGACACGGGCGCCATGTACCGCGCCATGACGTGGTGGATGCTGGAGAACGGCGTGCCGGTCGAGGACGGCGCCGCCGTCGCGGCCCGCGCGCAGGACCCGGTGATCGAGTCCGGCACCGACCCGGCGGCGCCGACGATCATGGTGGACGGGACGGACGTGTCCGCCCCGATCCGCACCCGCGCGGTGACGAACGCGGTCAGCGCCGTCAGCTCCGTCCCGGCGGTGCGCGCCCGGCTGGTGGAACTCCAGCGCGAGATCATCGGGGCCGGCGGGATCGTGGTGGAGGGGCGCGACATCGGGACCGTCGTCGCTCCGGAGGCGCCGGTCAAGGTGTTCCTGACGGCGAGCGCCGAGGTCCGCGCCGCGCGCCGCGCGAAGGACCTGGCCGCCGACCCGGGCGCGTCGGTGACGGTCACGCGGGCCGAGCAGGAGCGGCGGGACCGGCTGGACTCGACGCGCAAGGCGTCGCCGCTGGCCAAGGCGGCGGGCGCGCACGAGATCGACTCGACCGGGCTGAATCTGGACGAGGTCATCGAGGCGGTCGTCCGCCTCGCCAAAGAGCATGAGTGA
- the der gene encoding ribosome biogenesis GTPase Der — protein MSDFEIETVDAVEDVDQDAGPAPVVAVVGRPNVGKSTLVNRILGRREAVVEDVPGVTRDRVAYDAAWSGRRFTVVDTGGWLPDSSGLAAAIAEQARLAVDLADVVMFVVDATVGATDVDEAVVEILRRSGKPVVLVANKVDDVGAESDAALLWSLGIGEPHPVSALHGRGSGDLLDAVLDALPEEPPAETFGEIGGPRRVALLGRPNVGKSSLLNKLAGENRAVVDSVAGTTRDPVDELIELGGKTWRFIDTAGIRRRHRENQGADFYATLRTRSALERAEVAVVLVDADQPLAEQDLRIISMVVESGRSLVIAYNKWDLLDEERRHYLEREIDRQLHTARWAPRANISARTGRHMEKLVPAIETALEGWGTRVPTSKLNQFFADLVNSHPHPVRGGKQPRVLFATQAGVRPPRFVLFTSGFLEEGYRRFIERRLREEFGFDGTPLDITMKIREKRGKSKK, from the coding sequence GTGAGCGATTTCGAGATCGAAACGGTGGACGCCGTCGAGGACGTCGACCAGGACGCGGGCCCGGCGCCGGTCGTGGCCGTGGTCGGGCGGCCGAACGTCGGCAAGTCCACCCTGGTCAACCGGATCCTCGGCCGCCGCGAGGCCGTCGTGGAGGACGTCCCGGGCGTGACCCGCGACCGGGTCGCCTACGACGCGGCGTGGAGCGGACGCCGGTTCACCGTCGTCGACACCGGCGGCTGGCTGCCGGACTCCTCCGGCCTGGCCGCGGCGATCGCCGAGCAGGCGCGGCTGGCGGTCGACCTGGCCGACGTGGTGATGTTCGTGGTGGACGCGACCGTGGGCGCCACGGACGTGGACGAGGCCGTGGTGGAGATCCTGCGCCGGTCCGGCAAGCCGGTGGTGCTGGTCGCCAACAAGGTCGACGACGTGGGCGCCGAGTCCGACGCGGCGCTGCTGTGGTCGCTCGGCATCGGTGAGCCGCACCCGGTCAGCGCCCTGCACGGCCGCGGCAGCGGCGACCTGCTCGACGCGGTGCTGGACGCGCTGCCCGAGGAGCCCCCGGCGGAGACGTTCGGCGAGATCGGCGGGCCGCGCCGGGTCGCGCTGCTGGGCCGCCCGAACGTCGGCAAGTCGAGCCTGCTGAACAAGCTGGCGGGGGAGAACCGCGCCGTCGTGGACTCGGTGGCGGGCACGACCCGCGACCCGGTCGACGAGCTGATCGAACTCGGCGGAAAGACGTGGCGGTTCATCGACACCGCCGGGATCCGGCGCCGCCACCGCGAGAACCAGGGCGCCGACTTCTACGCGACGCTGCGCACGCGGTCGGCGCTGGAGCGCGCCGAGGTCGCGGTCGTGCTGGTGGACGCCGACCAGCCGCTCGCCGAGCAGGACCTGCGGATCATCTCCATGGTGGTCGAGTCCGGCCGGTCGCTGGTCATCGCCTACAACAAGTGGGACCTGCTGGACGAGGAGCGCCGCCACTACCTCGAACGCGAGATCGACCGGCAGCTGCACACCGCGCGGTGGGCGCCGCGGGCGAACATCTCCGCCCGGACCGGCCGGCACATGGAGAAGCTGGTGCCGGCCATCGAGACGGCCCTGGAGGGCTGGGGCACCCGCGTCCCGACGTCCAAGCTGAACCAGTTCTTCGCCGACCTGGTGAACTCGCATCCGCACCCGGTGCGGGGCGGCAAGCAGCCGCGCGTGCTGTTCGCGACCCAGGCGGGGGTGCGGCCGCCCCGGTTCGTGCTGTTCACGTCGGGCTTCCTGGAGGAGGGCTACCGGCGGTTCATCGAGCGGCGGCTGCGGGAGGAGTTCGGGTTCGACGGGACGCCCCTCGACATCACGATGAAGATCCGCGAAAAGCGCGGCAAGAGCAAGAAGTAG